In a genomic window of Cyclopterus lumpus isolate fCycLum1 chromosome 13, fCycLum1.pri, whole genome shotgun sequence:
- the zgc:162608 gene encoding uncharacterized protein zgc:162608: MHLQVVIFALSFLTTSAYRLHRETREATWTDLKANQAHDKTEPTKDVNQIYKTNIDSSDLYNPDDRSKSPVAEEMQRKLNMESERLRIRLRQELAELQERLSSSPAHLSSTLASMRERLAPLTQQLQSSLSISTKDLCSQLSLYLQGLETAEVQAEANPALNQGAFYWMSQTLEHSSAKVAVLISDFHTKTLGEIEHLKEISASGQEAAQSEHWQKIMFRLGQEVSTLRMEAQKRTGSLQAELAALLETAWPGKAVVTASTERFCQNAALQSHVFQGRMERLFQGLEEELEVQGASSLSPVSSSSLQEDFSAKLSALIQDIMHSV, from the exons ATGCATCTACAAGTTGTGATCTTCGCCCTGTCATTCTTGACAACTTCAG caTACCGACTCCACCGTGAAACCAGGGAGGCAACCTGGACTGATTTAAAGGCCAACCAGGCTCATGACAAGACAGAACCCACAAAGGATGTGAA TCAAATCTACAAGACCAACATTGACAGCAGTGACCTTTACAACCCAGATGACCGCAGCAAAAGCCCTGTGGCAGAAGAGATGCAACGCAAGCTCAACATGGAGTCGGAGCGTCTGCGTATCCGTCTGCGCCAAGAGCTGGCCGAGCTACAAGAGCGGTTGTCCTCATCTCCGGCCCACCTCAGCTCCACTCTGGCCAGCATGAGGGAGCGTTTGGCTCCCCTCACCCAGCAGCTCCAGAGCTCTCTCAGCATCAGCACAAAAGATTTGTGTAGCCAGCTGAGCCTCTATCTGCAGGGCCTGGAGACAGCAGAGGTCCAGGCAGAGGCCAATCCGGCTTTGAACCAGGGAGCCTTCTACTGGATGAGCCAAACCCTGGAGCACAGCAGCGCCAAAGTGGCCGTCCTCATTAGCGACTTCCATACTAAAACCCTTGGGGAGATCGAACATCTGAAAGAGATCAGTGCCAGTGGGCAAGAGGCAGCTCAGTCAGAGCACTGGCAGAAAATAATGTTCAGGTTGGGGCAAGAAGTGAGTACGCTGAGGATGGAGGCACAGAAGAGGACAGGCTCTCTCCAAGCAGAGCTTGCTGCTCTGCTAGAAACTGCCTGGCCTGGTAAGGCTGTAGTCACAGCCAGTACGGAGCGGTTCTGCCAAAATGCCGCCCTGCAGAGCCACGTTTTTCAGGGGCGAATGGAAAGGCTGTTTCAGGGGCttgaagaggagctggaggtccAGGGAGCCTCCAGTCTGTCTcctgtttcttcttcctccttgcAGGAGGATTTCTCAGCAAAATTATCTGCTCTGATCCAAGATATTATGCACTCAGTGTAG